A part of Misgurnus anguillicaudatus chromosome 6, ASM2758022v2, whole genome shotgun sequence genomic DNA contains:
- the btbd10a gene encoding BTB/POZ domain-containing protein 10a isoform X2 has protein sequence MAARPVSYDSHSSDSENWDQETACRSRTVCRHSSAQPRGAQLEADLVKMSLHGASGGGPLDHPRERRRSGDRSRDSSHERSEGQLTPCIRNVTSPIRQHLSERELSCSSRSTSPRPHKVCTSSMLYSDSHIKTHISSDMIYVYENAKEGTRSVRSTERVTLIVDNTRFVVDPSFFTAQPNTMLGRMFGSGREHNFTRPNEKGEYEVADGISSTVFRAILDYYKSGIIRCPDGISIPELREACDYLCIAFDYSTIKCRDLSALMHELSNDGARRQFEFYLEEMVLPLMVASAQSGERECHVVVLTDEDVVDWDEEYPPQMGEEYSQIIYSTKLYRFFKYIENRDVAKSVLKERGLKKIRLGIEGYPTYKEKIKKRPGGRPEVIYNYVQRPFIRMSWEKEEGKSRHVDFQCVKSKSITNLAAAAADIPQDQLVVMHPGPQVDELDILPNHHPQPSHHYDPDPDASSPAM, from the exons ATGGCAGCACGTCCCGTCTCTTATGACAGTCACTCTAGCGACTCAGAAAACTGGGATCAAGAGACAGCTTGTCGGTCCAGGACAGTTTGCAGACATTCAAG CGCTCAGCCGCGTGGAGCTCAGCTGGAGGCCGACCTCGTGAAAATGAGCCTCCATGGAGCCAGCGGAGGAGGACCCTTGGACCACCCGAGGGAGAGACGGCGGTCTGGAGATCGATCCAGGGACTCTTCACACGAGAGGAGTGAAGGACAGTTGACCCCCTGCATCAGGAACGTCACCTCACCTATACGCCAGCATCTCAGCG AACGGGAGTTAAGCTGTTCATCGCGTTCCACGAGTCCCAGACCTCACAAAGTGTGCACCTCCAGTATGTTGTACAGTGACTCCCACATTAAAACCCACATCTCGTCTGACATGATCTACGTGTACGAAAATGCCAAGGAAGGCACTCGCAGTGTAAGGAGCACCGAGAGAGTGACTCTAATCGTGGATAACACACGCTTTGTTGTCGACCCATCATTCTTCACCGCCCAACCCAACACCATGCTCGGCAG GATGTTTGGCTCCGGAAGGGAACACAACTTCACGCGCCCTAATGAAAAGGGCGAGTATGAGGTTGCCGATGGTATCAGCTCCACTGTATTCAGAGCCATTTTG GATTACTACAAATCTGGGATAATCCGCTGCCCCGATGGGATATCCATTCCGGAGCTGAGAGAAGCTTGTGACTACCTTTGCATCGCTTTCGACTATAGCACCATCAAATGCAGAGACCTCA GTGCACTCATGCACGAGCTGTCCAATGATGGGGCCCGGCGGCAATTCGAGTTTTATCTGGAGGAGATGGTCTTGCCTTTGATGGTGGCCAGCGCTCAGAGCGGAGAGAGGGAGTGCCACGTGGTGGTGTTGACGGATGAAGACGTGGTCGACTGGGATGAAGAGTATCCACCGCAGATGGGAGAGGAATATTCACAAA TTATATACAGCACAAAGCTATACCGGTTCTTCAAATACATCGAAAACCGAGACGTTGCCAAGTCGGTTCTAAAGGAGAGAGGACTGAAGAAAATCAGATTAGGCATTGAAG GATATCCAACctataaagaaaaaataaagaagcGACCCGGCGGGCGCCCCGAGGTCATCTACAACTACGTCCAGAGGCCCTTCATCCGCATGTCCTGGGAGAAAGAGGAAGGCAAAAGCCGGCATGTGGACTTCCAGTGCGTTAAAAGCAAGTCGATCACCAACCTCGCTGCAGCCGCTGCAGACATTCCCCAAGACCAGCTGGTGGTCATGCACCCCGGTCCTCAGGTGGATGAACTGGACATCCTGCCCAA
- the btbd10a gene encoding BTB/POZ domain-containing protein 10a isoform X1, producing MPEDAKSAGKPPYCEGVRVLCAFIHQLLSCCFVLKTGGAQPRGAQLEADLVKMSLHGASGGGPLDHPRERRRSGDRSRDSSHERSEGQLTPCIRNVTSPIRQHLSERELSCSSRSTSPRPHKVCTSSMLYSDSHIKTHISSDMIYVYENAKEGTRSVRSTERVTLIVDNTRFVVDPSFFTAQPNTMLGRMFGSGREHNFTRPNEKGEYEVADGISSTVFRAILDYYKSGIIRCPDGISIPELREACDYLCIAFDYSTIKCRDLSALMHELSNDGARRQFEFYLEEMVLPLMVASAQSGERECHVVVLTDEDVVDWDEEYPPQMGEEYSQIIYSTKLYRFFKYIENRDVAKSVLKERGLKKIRLGIEGYPTYKEKIKKRPGGRPEVIYNYVQRPFIRMSWEKEEGKSRHVDFQCVKSKSITNLAAAAADIPQDQLVVMHPGPQVDELDILPNHHPQPSHHYDPDPDASSPAM from the exons ATGCCCGAGGATGCTAAGTCGGCTGGCAAGCCCCCGTACTGTGAAGGAGTCCGGGTCCTGTGCGCGTTCATTCATCAGCTGCTTTCCTGCTGCTTTGTCTTAAAGACTGGCGG CGCTCAGCCGCGTGGAGCTCAGCTGGAGGCCGACCTCGTGAAAATGAGCCTCCATGGAGCCAGCGGAGGAGGACCCTTGGACCACCCGAGGGAGAGACGGCGGTCTGGAGATCGATCCAGGGACTCTTCACACGAGAGGAGTGAAGGACAGTTGACCCCCTGCATCAGGAACGTCACCTCACCTATACGCCAGCATCTCAGCG AACGGGAGTTAAGCTGTTCATCGCGTTCCACGAGTCCCAGACCTCACAAAGTGTGCACCTCCAGTATGTTGTACAGTGACTCCCACATTAAAACCCACATCTCGTCTGACATGATCTACGTGTACGAAAATGCCAAGGAAGGCACTCGCAGTGTAAGGAGCACCGAGAGAGTGACTCTAATCGTGGATAACACACGCTTTGTTGTCGACCCATCATTCTTCACCGCCCAACCCAACACCATGCTCGGCAG GATGTTTGGCTCCGGAAGGGAACACAACTTCACGCGCCCTAATGAAAAGGGCGAGTATGAGGTTGCCGATGGTATCAGCTCCACTGTATTCAGAGCCATTTTG GATTACTACAAATCTGGGATAATCCGCTGCCCCGATGGGATATCCATTCCGGAGCTGAGAGAAGCTTGTGACTACCTTTGCATCGCTTTCGACTATAGCACCATCAAATGCAGAGACCTCA GTGCACTCATGCACGAGCTGTCCAATGATGGGGCCCGGCGGCAATTCGAGTTTTATCTGGAGGAGATGGTCTTGCCTTTGATGGTGGCCAGCGCTCAGAGCGGAGAGAGGGAGTGCCACGTGGTGGTGTTGACGGATGAAGACGTGGTCGACTGGGATGAAGAGTATCCACCGCAGATGGGAGAGGAATATTCACAAA TTATATACAGCACAAAGCTATACCGGTTCTTCAAATACATCGAAAACCGAGACGTTGCCAAGTCGGTTCTAAAGGAGAGAGGACTGAAGAAAATCAGATTAGGCATTGAAG GATATCCAACctataaagaaaaaataaagaagcGACCCGGCGGGCGCCCCGAGGTCATCTACAACTACGTCCAGAGGCCCTTCATCCGCATGTCCTGGGAGAAAGAGGAAGGCAAAAGCCGGCATGTGGACTTCCAGTGCGTTAAAAGCAAGTCGATCACCAACCTCGCTGCAGCCGCTGCAGACATTCCCCAAGACCAGCTGGTGGTCATGCACCCCGGTCCTCAGGTGGATGAACTGGACATCCTGCCCAA